A window from Malacoplasma iowae encodes these proteins:
- a CDS encoding lipoprotein 17-related variable surface protein has protein sequence MRIKKKKILSTLLLSGILIMPTFFSIGSNVDYVNSNSFQKNAKVVNNDEVKANEVVPTFGQDNKNQSNITPNGILSINNNVINLTLYNNITAWSFDIMKSDFMLNLNSKKTKPSSISNVGIKYNTYTRNTVFVYGVGHYPTENDKNKADELVPFLFQINLSTGTPYLLNNSYPSSIITSTNYPNALKNSIDWVVLNQNDGTFFVFSKSQDSTQKTITKFSSINYSSVNIDSSNLNTLLNSNKLINVSNLYGNYFAISTISNQQPVNGNQDVDFYIFDFNLTQLTEKQTINSTKSVENAIAEPITFTSSNNSIITIVLPFVTDGFTNDLELAKKLNIFRFSPNESDSSNNGKKKIEKASIDIGKSEDSSNGGTSSNQYAYAYRVDQKNKRLFVTTIDNSSQKLYCYKLDDTSGKYSSVYEITNFTNGVTTKANEKKINNFFIVNDANVDANSYIIREELTFSNNEPASLTNVDYYSGKITVNSSAALTDISKLDSYSFKSIEEAIKENELEKHLPSDLKEADIIKMVQLVNSEDKEITGVTKNLSKSSPVNYNDVSGTISVVIEYKVSNWWNNKTSISFTIPITASGFYTRDSLSFKLVKNANDNSQKWNEITALKSKLPSKITKQDIMKSFYIAGSNLKIEENHINISSAQKTDQQKEDTSNQNAPIQVIANDDDGTLLINYNLTSISSSNMPVDNIIGSYKYSGFLRTGGWDKVTLNTNIFNSLKKNKLAYQITKKDIINSLNLNSYYSRNESDWELTVDNADQSTEQFKENIINGKMSFTIKYKASENGVPETIPAENYTISVGKEKDTTSGSGFMTLEEYVGEKITLDTTRMNELTSLMTTENISKNINNLISDYSTAKNNWVDVSSQFNFTMNNEQSTDNKLIYSVNPKVEMFTNINVVLSDGNTTKLKLDKDFQNKLLQKRPNLFKELEKVDVNANITVYNWNYGVSNSLNTIAYKDLYNDSSPQNINYNYVLPSSFVDSFPTDQELGKIQFQKSFNLLKEFSKTNEQGQIDKSDVTYYEIKYIQLIPDNESGIVIVNYTVEYPNIKNSSGFTVTINPQMIISGFKTTGQIKSDFNTILLSVVISLIVLALFTIIVMRVKRNKFVNASKTKGIKYSKIKRAK, from the coding sequence ATTATCAACATTGTTACTTAGTGGTATTTTAATTATGCCAACTTTTTTTTCAATAGGTAGTAATGTTGATTATGTTAATTCTAATAGTTTTCAAAAAAATGCTAAAGTTGTAAATAATGATGAAGTTAAAGCTAATGAAGTTGTTCCAACATTTGGTCAAGATAACAAAAACCAATCAAATATTACTCCTAATGGAATATTGAGTATAAATAATAATGTAATTAATTTAACTTTATATAACAATATTACAGCATGAAGTTTTGATATTATGAAAAGTGATTTCATGCTTAATTTAAATTCTAAAAAAACAAAACCTAGTTCAATTTCAAATGTAGGTATTAAATACAACACTTATACAAGAAATACAGTGTTTGTATATGGGGTTGGGCATTATCCAACTGAAAATGATAAAAACAAAGCTGATGAATTAGTTCCATTTTTATTTCAAATAAATTTAAGTACAGGAACACCTTATTTATTAAATAATAGTTATCCATCATCAATAATAACTTCAACTAATTATCCTAATGCATTAAAAAATTCTATTGATTGAGTAGTTTTAAATCAAAATGATGGGACATTTTTTGTGTTTTCTAAATCACAAGATTCAACACAAAAAACAATAACTAAATTTAGTTCAATAAACTATTCTAGTGTTAATATTGATAGTTCTAATTTAAATACTTTATTAAATAGTAATAAATTAATTAATGTATCTAATCTATATGGAAATTATTTTGCTATTTCAACTATAAGTAATCAACAACCAGTAAATGGAAATCAAGATGTTGATTTTTATATTTTTGATTTTAATTTAACTCAGCTTACAGAAAAACAAACAATAAATTCTACAAAAAGTGTTGAAAATGCAATAGCTGAACCAATTACATTTACTAGTAGTAATAATTCAATTATCACAATAGTGTTACCTTTTGTTACAGATGGTTTTACTAATGATTTAGAACTTGCAAAAAAATTAAATATTTTTAGATTTAGTCCAAATGAAAGTGATAGTTCAAATAATGGAAAAAAGAAAATAGAAAAAGCATCAATTGATATAGGTAAATCAGAAGATTCAAGTAATGGTGGTACTTCTTCTAATCAATATGCTTATGCATATAGAGTAGATCAAAAAAATAAAAGACTTTTTGTAACTACAATTGATAATAGTTCACAAAAACTTTATTGTTATAAGTTAGATGATACATCAGGTAAATATTCATCAGTATATGAAATTACAAATTTTACAAATGGTGTAACAACAAAAGCTAACGAAAAGAAAATAAATAATTTTTTTATAGTTAATGATGCAAATGTTGATGCTAATAGCTACATAATTAGAGAGGAATTAACTTTTTCTAATAATGAACCAGCTTCATTAACCAATGTAGATTATTATAGTGGAAAAATAACAGTAAACTCTAGTGCTGCATTAACAGATATATCAAAACTTGATTCTTATTCTTTTAAAAGTATTGAAGAAGCCATAAAAGAAAATGAATTGGAAAAACATTTACCTTCTGATCTTAAAGAAGCAGACATTATTAAAATGGTTCAACTTGTAAACTCAGAAGATAAAGAAATTACTGGTGTAACTAAAAATTTATCTAAATCTTCTCCTGTTAATTACAATGATGTAAGTGGAACAATTAGTGTTGTTATTGAATATAAAGTTTCAAATTGATGAAATAATAAGACTTCTATTTCATTTACTATTCCAATAACTGCTTCTGGTTTTTACACTAGAGATTCATTGAGTTTTAAATTAGTAAAAAATGCTAATGATAATAGTCAAAAATGAAATGAAATTACAGCATTAAAATCTAAATTACCTTCAAAAATAACTAAACAAGATATTATGAAAAGTTTTTATATTGCTGGGTCAAATTTAAAAATAGAGGAAAACCATATTAATATTTCTTCAGCACAAAAAACTGATCAACAAAAAGAAGACACTTCAAATCAAAATGCTCCAATTCAAGTTATTGCAAATGATGATGATGGTACATTATTAATTAATTATAATCTTACAAGTATTTCGTCATCGAATATGCCTGTTGATAATATTATAGGTTCTTATAAATATAGTGGTTTTTTAAGAACTGGAGGATGAGACAAAGTAACATTAAATACAAATATATTTAATTCATTAAAGAAAAATAAATTGGCTTATCAAATAACTAAAAAAGATATTATTAATAGTCTTAATTTAAATTCATATTATTCAAGAAATGAAAGTGATTGAGAATTAACTGTTGATAATGCAGATCAATCAACTGAACAATTTAAAGAAAATATCATTAATGGAAAAATGAGTTTTACTATAAAATACAAAGCTAGTGAAAATGGAGTTCCAGAAACAATTCCAGCAGAAAATTACACTATAAGTGTTGGAAAAGAAAAAGATACAACATCTGGAAGTGGTTTTATGACACTTGAAGAATATGTGGGAGAAAAAATAACTTTAGATACAACAAGAATGAATGAATTAACTTCTTTAATGACTACAGAGAATATTAGCAAGAATATAAATAATTTAATTAGTGATTATTCAACAGCTAAAAATAATTGAGTTGATGTTTCAAGTCAATTTAATTTCACTATGAACAATGAACAATCAACTGATAATAAACTTATTTATAGTGTTAATCCAAAAGTTGAAATGTTTACAAACATTAATGTTGTTTTAAGTGATGGTAATACAACTAAATTAAAACTTGATAAAGATTTCCAAAATAAATTGTTGCAGAAAAGACCTAATTTATTTAAAGAATTAGAAAAGGTTGATGTTAATGCAAACATAACTGTATACAACTGAAATTATGGTGTTTCAAATTCTTTAAATACTATTGCATATAAAGATTTATATAATGATTCAAGCCCACAAAACATTAATTACAATTATGTATTACCTTCTTCTTTTGTTGACTCTTTCCCAACAGATCAAGAATTAGGAAAAATTCAATTTCAAAAATCTTTTAATTTGTTAAAAGAATTTTCTAAAACAAACGAACAAGGTCAAATCGATAAATCAGATGTGACATATTATGAAATTAAATATATTCAATTAATTCCAGATAATGAAAGCGGAATTGTAATTGTAAATTATACTGTTGAATATCCAAATATTAAAAACTCTAGTGGATTTACTGTAACAATAAATCCACAAATGATAATTTCTGGTTTTAAAACAACTGGACAGATTAAAAGTGATTTCAATAC